A region of the Myxococcales bacterium genome:
GGCCGACGCACAGAAAGACGGCCAAAAACGCCCCGCTCACGAATCCAGCGCTTCGCGGACCTTCAGCACCAGCATTTCGGAAGTGAACGGCTTGCGCAGGAATTTGGTTTCCTCGTCGAGGATGCCGTGGCGCGAGATGACGTCGCGAAAATAGCCCGACATGTAAAGCACCTTGAGGCCGGGCTTGAGGCCGGCCGCCTGATCGTAAAGCTCCTTGCCGTTCATCTGCGGCATGACGACGTCGGTCAGCAGCAAGGCGAAGCGATCGGGCGCCTGCTCGAACAACTGCAACGCCGCCGGACCGTTATTCGCCTCCACCACCGTATAGCCGTGATCGGCGAGCACCCGGTGGGCGACGGTCCGCACCATGTCCTCGTCCTCGACCAGCAGAATCGTTTCCTTGCCGCGCGGAATTTCCACCGGCGCTTCCTCCGCCGGTAGCGGATACTCGGGTTCCATCAGCGGCAGCGCGATGCGGAACGTGGCGCCTCGGCCCGGTTCGGATTGCACCTGAATCGCGCCTTTGTTCTGCCGGATGATGCCGTAAATGGTCGACAGGCCCAAACCGGTGCCGCGCCCGACCTCCTTGGTGGTGAAGAACGGCTCGAAGAGCTGGCTCTTGACCGTGTCGTCCATGCCCACGCCGGTATCGCTGACGCTGAGCACCGCGTAGCGCCCGGGCGGCAGACCGTCGAAACCGTCCGAACGGTTGTGGTCGACGGCCAAAGCCTGCGTCTCGATCATCAGGTCGCCGCCGCGCGGCATGGCGTCGCGCGCATTCGAAGCCAGGTTGACGAGGATCTGTTCAACCTGGTGCGGGTCGATTTTCATCAGGCCCAGCGCCGGATCGGGCCGGTAGGTCAGGCGGATGTCCTCGCCGATGATCCGCTGCAGCATGCCGACCGCTTGGGCGATCAGGGTGTTGAGCTGAATCACCTTGGGCTCGACGATCTGCTTGCGGCTGAAGGCCAGCAGTTGTTCGGTCAGGCCGGCGGCGCGGTTGACGGCGCGGCGGATTTCCAGCACGCCCGGGCGGATCGTGCTGTTGGGTTTGATCTTGGGCAGGATGAGATCGACGTAACCGCCGATGCCGGTCAGGATGTTGTTGAAGTCGTGCGCGATGCCGCCGGCCAAGCGGCCGATGGATTCCATTTTCTGCGATTGCAGCAATTGGAGTTCGAGCTTGCGCTTGTCCTCCTCGATGCGCTTGATCTTGCTAATGTCGCGCTCGGATGAAAGCACCGAGCGAACCTTGCCGTCGGGCCCGATTTCCGGATAGAGGTACCAGTGATAGCTGGCGGTGCCGTTCGCCCCGCCGGTCGCGGCGCTCATTTCGTGGAGGACGTCGTGCGGTTCGCCGGTGTCGAAAACCTGGCGGACCTGCTCCTCCCAGAAGCGGCAGAAGTTTTCCGGCAAGCCCAGTTCCGCCGGCGATTTGCCGATAAAATCCTCCCGGTTTTTGCCGAACAAGGCGGCGACCGTCTGGTTGACGTACAAAAAGTGGAATTGCGGATCGATGCGGGCGATCAGGTCGGGGGTGTTATCGGCCAGCACCTGATAATTTTCGCGGCTTTCCCGCAGCTTCGCTTCGGTCCGCACGCGCTCGGTGACATCGCGCGAAACGCCCAGGTAGCCGGTCGGCGCGCCGTTTTTGTCGAACAGTAGGGTGGCGTCGGCCTCGACGAAAATGTGCTGCCCGTCCTTGCGGATGTGTTCGAGCACCGCGCGTTGTTTGGTTTTGATGCCGGCGGCGCCTTCGGCGATCAGCCGCACGACGACTTCGAGGGCGGCGGGCGTCAACACGGTCGGCGCGTCCAATTCCAGCGCTTCCTCCACGGTGTAGCCCAATTGGTTTTTCACCGAAGGGCTGATCCAGACCGTTTTGAAGCTCATGTCCCGGATCCAGATGACGTCCTGGGCGTTTTCCGCCAGCAGGTTGTAACGGGATTCGGTCTGTCGGAGCGTTTCCTCGATCTGTTTGCGGGGGGAAATATCGCGGGCGGTGAACAACAGGCCGACAAAGGACGCGGTGGCCAGTTCAAACGGCTTGATGGTCACTTCCAGCCACGAATCACCAAGCGCGGCGGTTCGCTGAACGTCCGCTTTCCAGACGCCCGCCTCCGAGATGGTCCGGTACAGGTCGTCGTAGGAAAACGTCCCGGATGAAAATTGAATGATTTCTTCCGGGCGTCGATGCGCGGCTTGTTCGGCGGTGAGGCCGAACAACTGTTCGGCGACGCGATTCACGAACACGACGCGGTAATCGTGATCGGCCACCACGACCGCGTCTTCCAGCTGGTCGAACAGCCTCAGATGTTGACGAATCGTCCCCGCTTCGTCCATGCGCCTGCAATCCCTCGCTCGCTCGGCCGGTCGGCAAGTTAAAAGAATTTACGATTGGATTTGCCTAGAGTTTATAAAATATCATCCGGTAAAGACAAGCCTTTAAACAAACCAATACGCGAATTCTTCCGGGACGGCCCGATCCCGCCGGCCGCCGACTTGTCTTGTTGAACCGCCGGTTTTCGGGTAAACACAACGGTATCAGACCAAAAACGCAAAAGGATGGCCCCCATGGCTGATCAAGCGACCGCTCCCTTGCTTTCCATCACCGTCCCGGTTTTCAACGAGGTGGAAAGCCTGGCCGGCCTGGTCGAACGGCTGACCGCGGCCGTCGCGCCGCTCGGCCTGGAATACGAAATCCTGCTGGTCGACGACGGCTCCACCGACGGCTCCGGCGAACTGCTCGACCGGCTGGCCGGCGAAACTCCGCGGCTGCAAGTCCTGCATTTCCGCCGCAATTTCGGCCAGACCGCCGCCCTGGCCGCGGGCATCGATCACGCGCGGGGCGAAATCGTCGTCACCCTCGACGCCGACCTGCAAAACGATCCGGCCGACATCCCGCTGCTGCTGGAAAAAATCAATCAGGGCTACGACGTGGTCAGCGGTTGGCGGAAAAACCGGCAGGACGAGGGACCGCGCATGTTTTTGTCGCGGGTGGCCAACCGCGTGATTTCCAAGATCACCGGCGTGATGCTCAACGACTACGGCTGCACGCTCAAGGCCTATCGCCGGTCGGTGATCAAAGACGTGCGACTGTACGGCGAGATGCACCGCTTCATCCCCGCCTGGGCGAACTGGGTCGGGGCGCGCGTCGTCGAGGTGCCGGTGCGGCATCACCCGCGGCAATTCGGGAGCAGCAAATACGGGATGGGCCGGATCTACAAGGTGATCCTCGACCTTCTGACCGTCATGTTCATGATGCGCTTTTCGACCAAGCCCATCCGCATCTTCGGCGGCGTGGGGCTGATCGCCGGCGCGCTGGGCGCCTTGAGCTTCCTGGCCGTCCTGCTGATGAAACTGCTGATCGGCATGGACATGACCGGCAACCCGTTCTTCCTCACGGGGATCCTGCTCACCTTCGCCGCCGTACAACTGCTTGCCATGGGCCTGTTGGGCGAAATGAACATGCGCACCTACCACGAGTCGCAAGGCAAACCCATCTATTACCTGCGCGAACCGAAAAGCCGTTCCGGAAAGGAGCCGTCATGAGCTACGCCCAGGATTTGCTCGAATACCTCGAAACCTCGCCCACCGCGGCGCACGCCGTTCAGGCGGCGGCCCACCGGCTGGCTGACGCAGGCTTTTTCGAATTGCGCGAGGGCGATTCCTGGGACCTGGGCGCGGGCGACGCCTTTTTCGTCCGGCGCGGCCGCGGCGCGCTGCTGACCGGCGTCGTCGGCATCATGCCGCCGGCGGAAGCCGGGTTCCGCGTCGTCGGGACGCACGCCGACGTGCCGGCGCTGCGCCTCAAGCCGAACGCTCCCTACGCTAAGGAAGGCTACCGGCAGCTCGGCGTCGAAGTCTACGGCGGGCCGATCCTGGCGACCTGGACCGACCGCGACCTGACCCTCGCCGGTTACCTGGTGCTCAGCGACCAGGGCCGCTTGCGCGAGGAGCCGGTGCACCTCAAACGGCCGATCTGCCGCATCCCCAACGCGGCCCTGCACTTCAACCGCGGCGTCAACGAGGACGGCCTGAAGCTCGACAAGCAAAAACACCTGCCGCCGATCTACGGCCTGACGAAGGACGACAAGGCGACCGACGGCGCGCTGCGCGTGGCGCTGGCCGAGGCGGCGGGCGTCGAGCCGGCGGCGATCGTCGATTACTGCCTCGACCTGGTGGACGCGCAGCCGCCCGCGCTGGGCGGCCTGGGCAACGAGCTGCTCTTCGCGCGCGGCATCGACAACCTCGTCTCGTGCCACGCGGCGATCGTCGCGCTGGCCGAGCAGCGGCAGGAGCAGGTGGGGCCGACGCGGTTGGTCGTGTTGTTCGACAGCGAGGAAGTGGGCTCGAACACGGCGCGGGGCGCGAGCTCGACGCTGCTGGACGTCGTGCTCGAACGGCTGTGCTTCGGCGGCGAGAATCCGCGCGAGGACCTGCTGCGGTCGATCTCGCGGTCGCGGCTGGTGTCGGCCGACGGCGCGCACGCCCTGCACCCGAACTACGCCGACTTCCACGATCCGCAGCATAAAATCCGCCTGGGCGGCGGCCCGGTCATCAAGGTCAACGCCAACGAACGCTACGCCACCACCGCCGAGTCGCGCGCCTATCTGAAGCTCTGCGCCGAGGCGGCCGGGGTGCCGGCGCAGCTTTACGTGCACCGCACCGACCTGCCATGCGGCTCGACAATCGGCCCGATCAGCGCCACCCGCCTGGGCCTGCCGACCGTCGACGTCGGCGCGCCGATGCTGGCGATGCACTCGATCCGCGAAACGACCGCCGCCGCCGACTGCGAAATGCTCTCGGCCCTCCTCGCCGCGCACCTGCGGGCGAAGGTGGAGTAGCAAAATACCTTATCGGGCGGGCCTACGGCACGGGGACCGGCTCGGTATCGGCCTCGTTGCTATTGCCGAAACCATCCAAGAGGTCGCCGGCATAAACGATGACCGTATGCTGCAGGCCGGTTTGCGTGCGTCGCCAGGTACCCGTGAAGCGGCCCAGCGCATCGGCGGTCAGGTCGACCGTTTCCGCCTGGCCGCCCTCGACCTCGATCGTCGCGACGGCCTGCCCGCCGGTGACCGCCGACCATTCGGCGGAACCGTAATCCGGGTGGCGCAACCGATAGCCGTCGGGATTCGGCGGCCAAAAAGCATCGCAGCGGATTGCAAATTCCTCGCCGCCGAGCGCGACGACGGTCAAATCCCGCGCCTGGACCTGATCGCTTTCCTGAACCTCGAAGGTTGCCGACAACGTTTCGTATTCCACGGTTTCCGCGCCGGTCCACGTGTGGCCCTGAACCCGCAGGCGATACCGGCCGGGCGGCGTGTTGGCGGTCAGTTCCCAACGGATCGTGTAACGATGGGTTCGGGAAGCCGGGAACGGTAGTTCGTCGTATCCGGGAACGGCCTCGTAATCGAGCCTGACCTCCATGTATTGATCGGTCAGCGGCCGGTCGCCGGGCAACAGAACCGGCGCGAATTCGCCGCCCGACTCGCGCTCGAAGGCGACCTGCGGAAAATCCACGCCGGTGAAGCCGCCCGCCCACGAGAAGGAGACGGTTTCGAACCGGCGGTAGGTCGCTTGAACCTGCTCCAGCGCGTCGCCGGGCGCCTCGGCGGTTTCGAAACCGGTGGGGAGAAAATCGGGCCAGGGAACGGACGGCAACGCGGGTTCGGGATAAACCGGCGCCTCGCCCGCCAACAGGGCCACCGCCAACTCGACGTCCCGATCGACCAGCCAATCGCCGTACTTCGGACCCCACATGTTCATGGAGGTCTCGTACCCGCCTTGAAGCCAATCCCACTCGGTCAGCAGGTAGGATTGAAAACCGTTCGAATAGCCGAACGTCGCCAGACGGTCGTCGGGGATTCCCGTGGCGACGCTCAGGTTTTCGCGCAACCGCTTGGCAAGCCAACTGGTCAGTTCGCCCGGGATGAGCGCCAACAGCGTATCGCCCAGCTTCACCGCGGCGACTTCCGTGGGATTCAGCGCCCAGGTCCACCAGGCGTCGATGAACCACAGCGGCAGAACGCAACCGTAATAGCCGTCGACCAATTGCGTCGACGGTTCGTTGCAATCGACGACGGAGCCGTGGTCGCTCAGATAGGGCAGCGAAGCCCACACGTCCGGCGAGCCGCAATAAAAGGCGCCGTCCGGGTACGGATGAAACTCCCCCGACCAGGCGCTCCGCCAACCGAATTCGTCGTCGGCGTAACCGATTTCCTCTCGGCTGACGTGCAGCGGCTTGGTCGCCATGCCCAGGTCGACGTCGGTGGTGGGATGCAAATCGTCATACACGGCGCGCAAAACGGGACTGATGCTTTGGGCATGCCACTCCATGCCTTGCTCGTCGTTGTGGCCGTGCGGGGTCGCCGACGGATTCACGTCGCCGGTCGGCCCTTGCAGAAAAAAGGCTTCGATCCGGTCGGCGAACGTTTTCTGAAAACCTTCCTCGAAGGCGCCGGGCAGATCGGTGGACATCCGCGTATTGCCCATCCAGACGCCGTGATCGGGAAAACTGATCAAGGCCGCCAGCGGCGTGCCGTCCGCGCGGTCGAGGCGCGCCAGAAACAACCGGTCTTCCTTGTAACGCGGCGGGTCGTTGTTGCAACGGCGATCGGCCGACCAGGTGTCCAGCGGATCGAAGGGCGTTTCGACCGTGGTAGCCAAAGCCGCCGGCTCCAGCCCGTCCAGGCTCTGTCGGATGGTCGCGGCGATGGAAGCGGCGATCCGTCGGGTGTAATTCCGGTCGAACACGTCGGTGCCGACGCCGCCCAGAATGACCGGCACGGGAATGTAGTGGGCGGGGCCGGAATGGTCGTGCGTCGCCGACAGCCACAGCCGTCCGGTCAGATCGATGCCGGCGGTTTCGCAAACCTGGTTCAGCACCTCGCGGTACAAATATTCGGATACGCCCGCGGCGCTGATCCGGGCAATCACGAGGCGCGTTTCGCCGTTGTCGAGGGCGACGGCTTTGACATTGGGTTTGCCGAAGTAACCGGTCGAGGCGCCCATGGCCAGGGCGTAGGGATGATCGGGGCCCGGCCGCGAACCGTATCCGCCCATGCTGCCGCCGATCGGCGCGTAAAGGTCGCCGACGGCGACGCCCGCCTGCAAGGCGGTCCGGGGGCCGCTCACCGGCGGTACGCACGGCCACGGAGACGAATCGTCGTCGTTGTCGTCATCATCGTCATCATTGTCGTCGTCGTCGTCATCGTCGTTATCATCATCATTATCATCGTCGTCGATCGTACTATCGTCGTCGTCATCCGCGGCCGAATCGTCGTCCGGTTCCGGAGTC
Encoded here:
- a CDS encoding glycosyltransferase family 2 protein, yielding MADQATAPLLSITVPVFNEVESLAGLVERLTAAVAPLGLEYEILLVDDGSTDGSGELLDRLAGETPRLQVLHFRRNFGQTAALAAGIDHARGEIVVTLDADLQNDPADIPLLLEKINQGYDVVSGWRKNRQDEGPRMFLSRVANRVISKITGVMLNDYGCTLKAYRRSVIKDVRLYGEMHRFIPAWANWVGARVVEVPVRHHPRQFGSSKYGMGRIYKVILDLLTVMFMMRFSTKPIRIFGGVGLIAGALGALSFLAVLLMKLLIGMDMTGNPFFLTGILLTFAAVQLLAMGLLGEMNMRTYHESQGKPIYYLREPKSRSGKEPS
- a CDS encoding M18 family aminopeptidase, with amino-acid sequence MSYAQDLLEYLETSPTAAHAVQAAAHRLADAGFFELREGDSWDLGAGDAFFVRRGRGALLTGVVGIMPPAEAGFRVVGTHADVPALRLKPNAPYAKEGYRQLGVEVYGGPILATWTDRDLTLAGYLVLSDQGRLREEPVHLKRPICRIPNAALHFNRGVNEDGLKLDKQKHLPPIYGLTKDDKATDGALRVALAEAAGVEPAAIVDYCLDLVDAQPPALGGLGNELLFARGIDNLVSCHAAIVALAEQRQEQVGPTRLVVLFDSEEVGSNTARGASSTLLDVVLERLCFGGENPREDLLRSISRSRLVSADGAHALHPNYADFHDPQHKIRLGGGPVIKVNANERYATTAESRAYLKLCAEAAGVPAQLYVHRTDLPCGSTIGPISATRLGLPTVDVGAPMLAMHSIRETTAAADCEMLSALLAAHLRAKVE
- a CDS encoding PAS domain S-box protein gives rise to the protein MDEAGTIRQHLRLFDQLEDAVVVADHDYRVVFVNRVAEQLFGLTAEQAAHRRPEEIIQFSSGTFSYDDLYRTISEAGVWKADVQRTAALGDSWLEVTIKPFELATASFVGLLFTARDISPRKQIEETLRQTESRYNLLAENAQDVIWIRDMSFKTVWISPSVKNQLGYTVEEALELDAPTVLTPAALEVVVRLIAEGAAGIKTKQRAVLEHIRKDGQHIFVEADATLLFDKNGAPTGYLGVSRDVTERVRTEAKLRESRENYQVLADNTPDLIARIDPQFHFLYVNQTVAALFGKNREDFIGKSPAELGLPENFCRFWEEQVRQVFDTGEPHDVLHEMSAATGGANGTASYHWYLYPEIGPDGKVRSVLSSERDISKIKRIEEDKRKLELQLLQSQKMESIGRLAGGIAHDFNNILTGIGGYVDLILPKIKPNSTIRPGVLEIRRAVNRAAGLTEQLLAFSRKQIVEPKVIQLNTLIAQAVGMLQRIIGEDIRLTYRPDPALGLMKIDPHQVEQILVNLASNARDAMPRGGDLMIETQALAVDHNRSDGFDGLPPGRYAVLSVSDTGVGMDDTVKSQLFEPFFTTKEVGRGTGLGLSTIYGIIRQNKGAIQVQSEPGRGATFRIALPLMEPEYPLPAEEAPVEIPRGKETILLVEDEDMVRTVAHRVLADHGYTVVEANNGPAALQLFEQAPDRFALLLTDVVMPQMNGKELYDQAAGLKPGLKVLYMSGYFRDVISRHGILDEETKFLRKPFTSEMLVLKVREALDS